CATTCCATTTTCAAGAATATCGACCATCGAGTAAAACTTCTTTCTAGCCTCTTCCGTCAGATTGCTAGATGCCGTTTCTCTGACCGCATCGCCGAGTGCGAGCAAAAAGGCCGTAATCAGCCTGGCCGCCAGCGAAGGATCGACCCATGGGGCTATATCGCCCCTCTCTATGCCCTGTTTAACTAGACTTTCCATCAACCCGTCGCTTGATGGCCTATAGTCTTCGAAAACTTCTCTCATGAGAGCCGGATCGGCCATGAGTCTGTCCCCTATCCTCGATAGCCTCGGATTCTCCTCGGCCATTTCGATCGCCGCTTCAGCCATTAACCTGAGCGTCTGAAAGACACTCGCGTTCATGGCCGAGTTCATAACGGCCGATATCACCTTCATCTTTTTCTCATAAAGCAGATCTATCACGTACCTGAACAGATCCTTCTTGTCTTCAAAGTACTGATAAAAACTACCCTTGGGTATTGAAGACAGCCTGACTATCTCGTTAATTCGCGCCTCTCGGTAGTCGTTTCTTGAAAACTCGTCTATCGCCGCTTCGATGATCCTTTCTCTCTTCTCGAGCGGTAGATTGAAAAACGTCTCTTTTGGTATCACAAACACCTCCTTCATGACCATCTGGTCATATGACTTATCGGTCATATACTACACCGAAAGGAACGTGCAGTCAATGTATATGACCGATCAGTCATGTTAAGAGTGAATGAAGAAAAGAGCATATGGGTCCATTTCCGGACACGCAGCGCCAATGGCGAACCGCCCTTCGTTCTTTCGAAGGACGGCTCTTAATCCTATCCCGGCTACCAGGCAAAGTTTATCAGCATCTATTTTCGCTGCCGAGCAGTCTGATCTTCTCCTTAACAGTTTCCTTGATTTTCGGCGTCGAAAGCTGGAGGAGCTGTAGCTGGTCTTTCAGGTCCGGTCTGGTGATAAGGGTCTCTCTTATACTTTCGGTGAAGACAGTTTTGATCCTAGTGCCGATATTGATTTTGGAGAAGGCCGTTTTTGCGATATATCCTAGATCTTCATCGGAAACACCGCTAGACCCGTGAAGAACAAGCGGCACGGGAGCCACTCTAGAGAGAGTATCCACTAGGTCCAGATGGATCTTCGCTTCCTGTTTCTGCATGCCATGAACGGTCCCCACCGCCACGGCCAAAGCATCCACGCCCGTCCTTTCACAGAACATGACGACATCTGACGGGTCGGTGAGGATTTCTCTGGCGGCCTCCCCCTCTTCGCCCTTCGCGACCCTCCCGAGCTCCGCCTCCACCGAGACTCCGAAGGCCTTCGCGACCTCTACTACGATTTTGCTGTTTGCTATGTTTTCTTCGACTGGAAGCATCGAACCATCGTACATGACAGAGGTGAAACCGGCATGCATAGACTTGAAGATCAAGTCCATGCTGCTGGCGTGATCGAGATGGGCCACGACCGGGATGTCGACTTTATTGGCCACCTCTCGGATCAAAGCCGCTGCAAGAGTTGGTCCCCAATGTTTCATGCAAGTGCCTGCCGCCATGAGTATTACAGGAGAGCGAACTTCTCGGGCGGCCTCGACTATCGCGGTCAGATCTTCGTAAAGGTGGAAGTTGAAACCCGGAACGGCGTAATTGTTTTT
This portion of the Mesotoga infera genome encodes:
- a CDS encoding TetR/AcrR family transcriptional regulator encodes the protein MIPKETFFNLPLEKRERIIEAAIDEFSRNDYREARINEIVRLSSIPKGSFYQYFEDKKDLFRYVIDLLYEKKMKVISAVMNSAMNASVFQTLRLMAEAAIEMAEENPRLSRIGDRLMADPALMREVFEDYRPSSDGLMESLVKQGIERGDIAPWVDPSLAARLITAFLLALGDAVRETASSNLTEEARKKFYSMVDILENGMRRREQDDRS
- a CDS encoding class II fructose-bisphosphate aldolase: MPLATLVEVLEDAQKNNYAVPGFNFHLYEDLTAIVEAAREVRSPVILMAAGTCMKHWGPTLAAALIREVANKVDIPVVAHLDHASSMDLIFKSMHAGFTSVMYDGSMLPVEENIANSKIVVEVAKAFGVSVEAELGRVAKGEEGEAAREILTDPSDVVMFCERTGVDALAVAVGTVHGMQKQEAKIHLDLVDTLSRVAPVPLVLHGSSGVSDEDLGYIAKTAFSKINIGTRIKTVFTESIRETLITRPDLKDQLQLLQLSTPKIKETVKEKIRLLGSENRC